In the genome of Streptomyces sp. P3, the window CACTCGCGGCGGGCACCACGCGGGCCGAGGTGCCGGAGAACTCGATTCCCGCCGACGCGACCACGATCACCCCGGAGATGCTGCCGCTGGTCGACCTCACGCCCGAGCAGATCGAGCGGGTCGTCGCGGGCGTGGACGGCGGCGCGGCCAACGTCGCGGACGTCTACCCGCTCGGTCCGCTGCAGGAGGGCCTGCTCTTCCACCACCTGCTGGCCGACGGCGGCGACGACGCCTATGTCCTGCCTGCGGTGCTGGAGTTCGACACACCGGCCAGGCTCGACGCGTTCGTGCAAGCGCTCCAGAGCGTCCTCGACCGGCATGACATCTTCCGGACCTCCCTCGTCTGGGAGGGACTGCCCGAGCCTGTCCAGGTCGTGTGGCGCCGCGCACCGATGCGGGTCGTCGACGTCACCCTCGACCCGCACGGTGAGGATCTGGCCGCCGACCTGATCGCGGCCGTGGGCCTGTCCATGGACCTGGGCCGGGCCCCCCTGATCACCGTGCACCGGGCCGCCGTGCCGGATACGGACCGCCGACTGGCGCTGATCCGCATCCACCACCTGGTGCAGGACCACACGGCATTGGAGCTGCTGCTCTCCGAGGTGGGGGCCTTCCTCACCGGCCGGGCCGCCGACCTGCCCGAGCCGCTGCCCTTCCGGGACTTCGTGGCACACTCCCGCGACGAGGCCGAACTGGCCTCGCACGAGCGGTACTTCACCGAGCTGCTGGGCGACCTGGACGAGAGCACCGCGCCGTTCGGTGTCACCGAGGTGCACGGCGACGGCGCGTCAGTGACCCGGCGGGTGGTGCCCTTCCCGCCCGCGTCCGAGCGCCGGCTGCGCGAGGTCGCCCGCAGGCTGCGCGTGAGTGCGGCGACCGTCCTGCACGTTGCCTGGGCCCGGGCGGTCGGGGCGATGTCCGGCCGGGACGACGTGGTCTTCGGGACCGTGCTGTTCGGCCGGATGACGGGTGGGGCAGGAGTCGGCCAAGTGCCCGGCCCGTTCATCAACACGCTTCCGGTGCGCGTCCGTACGGCCGACACCGGGGTCCTGACGGCGGTGTCGCAGATGCGCTCCCAGCTGGCCCGGCTGATGGAGCACGAGCACGCCTCGCTCTCGACCGCCCAGCAGGCCGGCGGACTCGCGGGTGAGACGCCGCTGTTCACCGCCTTCCTCAACTACCGCCACAACCCCGGCCGGGGCGAGGAGCAGCCGGCCGAGGAGCCGGCGGCCGACGGGCGGTCGGCCGAGGAACAGCAGGACGGCCAGGGCATCCGCCTGCTGTACGCGCGCGAGCGCACCAACTACCCGCTCGGGGTCGCCGTGGACGACGACGGCGACGGCCTCGCGCTGACCGTCGACGCGGTCGAGGCGATCGACGCGGAGGCGGTCGGCGTGCTGGTGCGCACCGCCACCGAGCAGCTGGTGTCGGCGTTGGAGACGGCGCTGGACGGCGGACCCGAGGTCGCGCTGGGCGCGATCGAGGTGCTGGACGCGGCTGAGCGTCGTCGGGTGCTGATGGAGTGGAACGACACGGCGGCGGAGGTTACGGCGGCCACGTTGCCGGCGCTGTTCGAGGCGCAGGTGGCGCGGACGCCTGATGCGGTGGCGGTGGTGTTCGAGGGTGCGGAGGTGTCGTACGCGGAGCTGGATGCGCGCGCGAACCGGTTGGGGCAGCTGCTGGCCGGACGTGGTGTCGGTCCGGAGTCCGTGGTCGGCGTGGTCATGGAGCGCGGTGTCGACCTGGTGGTGGCGCTGCTGGCGGTGGCGAAGGCCGGGGCGGCGTATCTGCCGGTGGATCCGGATTACCCGGCTGAGCGGATCGCCTTCGTCCTCTCGGATGCGGGTGTTCCACTGGTGGTTTCGCAGTCGGCGGTTGCGGGCGTGGTGCCGGCCGAGGTGCCGGTGCTCGTCGTCGACGAGCCGTCCACGGTGCGGAACCTGGCCGAGGCCGCGGAGGTGCGCCCGAGCACGGCGGTGGCGCCCGGGAACACGGCGTACGTCATCTACACCTCGGGTTCCACAGGTCGTCCCAAGGGCGTCATGGTCCCGCACGGCGCGCTGGTCAACCACCTGTTCGGTGTGGGGCAGCGGGTGGAGCCGGGAGCGGAGGACCGGCTGCTGGCGGTGACCACGGTGTCCTTCGACATCGCGGCTCTGGAGCTGTTCCTGCCGCTGGTCCGCGGGGCGTCGGTGGTTGTCGCGGCGCGGGCCGTGGTGCGCGATCCGGCCGCGCTGGCAGAGCTGGCGGTCTCGTCGGGTGCGACGGTGTTGCAGGCGGTGCCGTCCCTGTGGCGGGCCCTGCTCGACGTGGGCGACTGGCCGGCCGGTGTCCGGGCGCTGGTCGGCGGTGAGGCGCTGCCGCAGGAGCTGGCGCAGCGGTTCGTGGAGCTGGGGATCACCGCGGTGAACCTGTACGGGCCGACCGAGGCGACGGTCTGGGCCACTTCGGCCGAGGTGACGGGCGGCACGGTCGTGGTCGGCCGGCCGTTCGCCAACACCCGGGCGTACGTGCTGGACCAGTCGCTGCGCCCCGCACCGGTCGGTGTGGCGGGCGAACTGTATCTGGCGGGTGCGCAGTTGGCGCGCGGCTACGCGGGCCGTCCGGGCCTGACAGCCGAGCGCTTCGTGGCCTCGCCGTTCACGGCCGGACAGCGGATGTACCGGACCGGGGACCTGGCTCGCTGGAACGCGCGGGGAGAGCTGGAGTGCCTGGGCCGGGTCGACGACCAGGTGAAGGTGCGCGGCTTCCGGATCGAGCTGGGCGAGGTGGAGGCCGTCCTGGAACGCCAGGAGGGTGTGGCCCGGGCGGTGGCGGCGGTACGCCGTGACATGTCCGGTGACGCGCTGCTGGCCGCCTACCTGGTTCCGCAGACCGGCCCGGCGGAGCTGGATGTCGTGGAGGTCAGGGCGCAGCTGGGCCGGGAGCTGCCCGGCTACATGGTGCCCTCCGCCTTCGTCGTCCTCGAGGAACTGCCGCTCACCGCGAACGGCAAGGTCGACCGCAAGGCCCTTCCCGCACCCGACCTCGCCCCCGGCTCCGGCCGTGGCCCCGCCACCGTCCGCGAGGAGATCCTCTGCGCCGCCTTCGCGCAGGTGCTCGGCCTGGACCGCGTCGGCGTCGACGACGACTTCTTCGCCCTCGGCGGCCACTCCCTGCTCGCCGTCAGACTGATCAGCCTGGTGCAGGCGCAGGGCGTGTCGGTGTCGGTGCGGGCGCTGTTCGACAGCCCGACCCCGGCCGGCCTGGCCCGCTCGGGCGGCGTACGGCAGGTGGAGGTGCCCGAGAACCTGATCCCGGCGGGCGCGACCGCGATCACGCCGGAGATGCTCACCCTGGCCGACCTCACCGCCGAGGAGATCGACCGCGTCGTCGCGACCGTCGAGGGCGGCGCCGCGAACATCGCGGACATCTACCCGCTCGCCCCGATCCAGGACGGCCTGCTCTACCACCACCTGCTCGCCGACGGCGGCGACGACGTCTACGTCCAGCCGAATGTCCTGGAGTTCGGCTCACGCGAACTGCTCGACCGCTTCGCCGAGGCGCTCCAGCAGGTCCTGGACCGGCACGACATCCTGCGCACCGGCATCGTCTGGGACGGCCTGCGTGAGCCCGTACAGGTGGTGTGGCGCAAGGCCGTACTCCCGGTGCACGAGGTGCCGCTGGACCCGCGGGGCGGCGACCCGGTGGCCGAACTGACCGAGGCGGTCGGACGGGTCATGGACCTGTCCCGGGCACCTCTGGTCGAGCTGCACACGGCCGCCGGACCGGACGGCCGCCGGCTCGGCCTGGTGCGGGTGCACCACATGGTGCAGGACCACACCGCGCTGTCGGTGCTGCTGGACGAGATCCACGCCTTCCTCACCGGCCGCGCCGACGAACTGCCGGAACCGCTGCCGTTCCGCGACTTCGTGGCGCAGGTCCGCGGCGGCATCCCGCGCGCGGAGCACGAACGCTTCTTCGCCGAGCTGCTGGGTGACGTCACCGAACCGACGGCTCCGTACGGCCTGACGGACGTGCGCGGCGTCGGCGCCGAGGCCGAACGCGCCTCCCAGGCGCTGGCTCCCGAACTGGAGGCGCGGCTGCGCTCGGTGTCACGCCGGCTGGGTGCCAGCGTGGCGACCCTGATGCATGTCGCCTGGGCCCGGGTGATCGGCGCGGTCAGCGGCCGGGACGACGTCGTTTTCGGCACGGTGCTGTTCGGCCGGATGAACGCCGGAGCCGGCGCGGAACGTGTCCCCGGCCCCTTCATCAACACGCTCCCGGTACGGGTGCGCACGGACGAACTCGGAGTCCTGGACGCGGTGTCCGCGATGCGCGGCCAGCTGGCGCAGCTCCTCGAACACGAGAACGCGCCGCTCACCGTGGCCCAGCAGGCCAGCGGACTCACCGGCGGCGCACCGCTCTTCACCTCCTTCCTCAACTACCGTCACGCCGCCGACCAGTGGGACGACCAAGCGGCGGCAACACAGCAACCGGCCGAGAGCGAGACGGGCGGGATCCGCACCCTGCTCTCCCGGGACGCCACCAACTACCCGCTCGCGGTGAACGTCGACGACAACGGACGGGCCATCCGCACGGCGGTGGACGCCGTCGCGCCCGTCGACCCGATGGCGGTCGTCGCGCTGGTGGGCAGGGCCGTCGAGGGCTTGGTGTCGGCGTTGGAGGTGGCGCTGGAGGGTGGTCCGGAGGTCGCGCTGGGTGCGGTTGAGGTGCTGGACGCGGACGAGCGTCGTCGGGTGCTGGTGGAGTGGAACGACACGGCGGTGGGGGTCGAAGGGGGCACGCTTCCGGGGTTGTTCGAGGCGCAGGTGGCGCTCACGCCTGATGCGGTGGCGGTGGTGTTCGAGGGTGTGGAGGTGTCGTACGCGGAGCTGGATGCGCGGGCGAACCGTTTGGCGCGGTTGTTGGTGGGGCGGGGTGTGACTGTCGGCTCTGTGGTGGGGGTGTGCCTGGAGCGCGGTGTTGAGTTGGTGGTGGCGTTGTTGGCGGTGGTGAAGGCGGGTGCGGCGTATCTGCCGTTGGATCCGGAGTATCCGGCTGAGCGGGTTGCCGTGGTGCTGGAGGATGCCGCGCCGGCTGCGGTGGTGACGGCGCGGGCTTTCGCGGAGGTGATCCCGGCTGTTGTGCCGGTGGTGGTGGTGGTGGATGGGTCTGCCGTTGTTGAGGAGTTGGCGGGTCTTGAGGGTGGCGCGTTGGGTGTGGTGGGGCCGCTGGATGCCGCGTATGTGATCTTCACGTCGGGTTCGACGGGGCGTCCTAAGGGCGTTGTGGTGGCGCATGAGGGCATCGTGAACCGGCTGGGGTGGATGCAGTCCCGCTACCAAATCGGTGTGGGGGACCGGGTGGTGCAGAAGACGCCGTTCGGGTTCGACGTGTCGGTGTGGGAGTTCTTCTGGCCGTTGCTGGAGGGTGCGTGCCTGGTGGTGGCGCGTGCGGGTGGGCACCGGGATCCGGAGTATCTGGCCTCGCTGATCGTTGATCAGGGGGTGACGACGGCGCATTTCGTGCCGTCGATGCTGGAGGCGTTCCTGTCGGAGCCGTCCGCGGCGCGGTGTGTGAGCCTGCGTCGGGTGGTGTGCTCGGGTGAGGCATTGCCGCTGCACACGCAGCAGCGGTTCTTCGAGGTGTTCGGCGGGGTGGAGCTGCACAATCTGTACGGGCCGACGGAGGCTTCGGTCGATGTCACCGCCTGGCAGTGCGAGCGCGGGCAGAGCACGGGTGTGGTGCCGATCGGCGCGCCGGTCGCGAACACCCGCGTGTACGTCCTGGATGCCGGGCTGAACCCGGTTCCGGTGGGTGCGGCGGGTGAGCTCTATCTGGCGGGTGTGCAGTTGGCGCGTGGTTATGCGGGCCGTGCTGCCCTGACGGGGGAGCGGTTCGTCGCGAACCCGTTCGAGCCGGGCGCGCGGATGTATCGCACCGGTGACATCGCGCGCTGGACCGCGGACGGTCAGCTGGAGTACCTGGGCCGGGCGGACGAGCAGGTCAAGATCCGTGGTTTGCGGATCGAGCCGGGCGAGGTGCAGTCCGTGATCGCCGGGCATCCCCTGGTGGCGCAGGCCGCGGTGATCGCTCGCGAGGACACCCCGGGTGAATTGCGTCTGGTGGCCTACGTCGTCCCGGACGCCGACACCACAGCTGAACTGCCTGAATCCCTACTGGAGTTCACGGCGCGGCAGCTGCCGGACTACATGGTGCCCTCGGCCGTCGTCGTCCTGGACGAGCTGCCGTTGAGCGTCAACGGCAAGCTCGACCGCAAGGCCCTGCCCGCCCCCGCGTACACCACCGGCACTGGCCGGGCGCCGGCCAATGAGCGGGAGGAGATCCTCTGCGCCGCCTTCGCGCAGGTGCTCGGTCTGGAGAGTGTCGGCGTCGACGACAACTTCTTCGACCTCGGCGGGCACTCCCTCCTCGCCGTTCGACTCACCAGCCAGATCCGGGCGGTGCTAGGCGTCGAGGTGCCGTTGAAGGCGCTTGTGGAGGCGCCGACGGTGGCCGGACTGGCACAACAGCTCGGACATGAGAAATCAGCTAGGCCGGCGTTGCGGCCGATGCGCAGCCAGGAGGAGTTCTGATGGTTCCGTTGTCTTTCGCGCAGCGCCGGTTGTGGTTCCTTTCGCAGCTTGAGGGCCCGAGCGCCACCTACAACATCCCGATCGTCAGGCGCCTGCCGGGACGGATCGAGGCCGATGCACTCCACATGGCCCTGCGGGACGTCATCGGACGCCACGAGGTGCTGCGCACCGTCTACCCGACGGTCGACGGTGAGCCGTACCAGCGCATCCTGAAGATGGAGGAACTGGACTGGGAACCGGTGGTGGCCGATCTGCCGCCCGCCGAACTCGACTCTCGGATTTCGGAGTTGGAGTCCCACCCGTTCGACCTGGCCGACGAGGTGCCGATCCGTGCCACGCTGCTGCGGACCGGCCCGGAGGAGTCCGTGCTGGTCGTGGTGGTCCACCACATCGCGAGCGACGGCTGGTCGACGGGGCCGCTGCTGCGCGATGTGACGCAGGCCTACCTCGCCCGCAGCGAGGGCCGGGCGCCCGAGTGGGAGCCGCTGCCCGTCCAGTACGCCGACTACACCCTCTGGCAGCGTGAGCTGCTGGGCGACCATGAGGACCCGGAGAGCCTGCTGGCCCGTCAGCTCGCCTACTGGCGCGACAAACTCGCCGGTGCTCCCGAGGAGCTCGACCTGCCGTCCGACCACGCCCGCACGGCGGTCGCCTCGCACCGCGGCCACGGCGTGGCGCTGGAGATCCCGGCCGCGGTCCACGCCCGGCTCGCCGAGGTGGCTCGTGCCGAGGACGCCACGGTCTTCATGGTCCTGCAGTCGGCGCTGGCGGTCATGCTGTCCCGCCTGGGCGCGGGCACCGACATACCGATCGCCACAGCCGTCGCCGGGCGAACCGACGTCGCGCTGGACGACATGGTCGGCTTCTTCGTCAACACCCTGGTCCTGCGCACGGACCTCACCGGCGACCCGGCCTTCCGCGAGGTGCTCGCCCAGGCGCGGCAGACCGGGTGGGACGCTCTCGCGCACCAGGACGTGCCGTTCGAGAAGCTCGTCGAGGAGCTCGCACCTGCCCGCTCCCTGGCCCGGCACCCGCTGGTCCAGGTCATGCTGACCGTCCACAACAACGAGCGGATCGTGCTGGAGCGCTCTGGCGCCGAGTCCGACGGTCGGACGGCGGCGGGCGCCGCGGTCGACGTGCGCGCGGCCAAGTTCGACCTCGAACTCGACTTCGTTGAGCTCTTCGATCAGAACGGCGCTCCTGCGGGCCTGCGCGGCTCGCTGACCGCCTCGGTGGACCTCTTCGAGCGCGACGCCGCCGCGCGGCTCGCGACCCGGTTCCGACGGGCGCTGGAACTGCTGGTCGCCGAGCCGGAGACCCGGGTGAGCGGCCTGGAGGTGCTGGACGCGGACGAGCGTCGTCGGGTGCTGGTGGAGTGGAACGACACGGCGGTGGGGGTCGAAGGGGGCACGCTTCCGGGGTTGTTCGAGGCGCAGGTGGCGCTCACGCCTGATGCGGTGGCGGTGGTGTTCGAGGGTGTGGAGGTGTCGTTCGCGGAGCTGGATGCGCGGGCGAACCGTTTGGCGCGGTTGCTGGC includes:
- a CDS encoding non-ribosomal peptide synthetase — protein: MIPLSFAQRRLWFISQLEGPSATYNVPLILPLTAGTDRAALNTALRDVIGRHEILRTVFTTVDGEPYQSVLKLDDLAWELSVEEVPRAELDAAIAAAEGHTFDLAAEVPVRAWLLAASPEEQVLVVVFHHIASDGWSTGPFTRDLMTAYQARSEGRPPEWAPLPVQYADYAIWQRELLGEADDPNSLLHRQMNYWRDALAGLPEELALPVDHPRPAAASYQGHRVRLEISAQTHARLLELAQAEGATPFMVLQGALAVLLSRLGGGTDIPLGTDVAGRTDEALDDLVGFFVNTLVLRTDLTGDPTFREALRRVRATSLAAFGHQDLPFERLVEELAPARSLSRHPLFQVMLTLQNAARTMLDGERVEVSAAAPAGASAAKFDLELSFTEVMGPDGAPSGIRGSVTAASDLFEAKTVLLFADCLAGVLDTLTTNPELPLSGVRVVDGAGVPAVFPERPAVGSVPRSSGVAADRRLVAYVVPAPGAEVDPAELRAFVREQLPESMVPAAVMLLDELPLTANGKVDTARLPAPPHYPAGTGRGPANAREELLCAVFGEVLELERVGVDDDFFALGGHSLLAIRLVERLRAQGVVLPVRALFETPTPAGLALAAGTTRAEVPENSIPADATTITPEMLPLVDLTPEQIERVVAGVDGGAANVADVYPLGPLQEGLLFHHLLADGGDDAYVLPAVLEFDTPARLDAFVQALQSVLDRHDIFRTSLVWEGLPEPVQVVWRRAPMRVVDVTLDPHGEDLAADLIAAVGLSMDLGRAPLITVHRAAVPDTDRRLALIRIHHLVQDHTALELLLSEVGAFLTGRAADLPEPLPFRDFVAHSRDEAELASHERYFTELLGDLDESTAPFGVTEVHGDGASVTRRVVPFPPASERRLREVARRLRVSAATVLHVAWARAVGAMSGRDDVVFGTVLFGRMTGGAGVGQVPGPFINTLPVRVRTADTGVLTAVSQMRSQLARLMEHEHASLSTAQQAGGLAGETPLFTAFLNYRHNPGRGEEQPAEEPAADGRSAEEQQDGQGIRLLYARERTNYPLGVAVDDDGDGLALTVDAVEAIDAEAVGVLVRTATEQLVSALETALDGGPEVALGAIEVLDAAERRRVLMEWNDTAAEVTAATLPALFEAQVARTPDAVAVVFEGAEVSYAELDARANRLGQLLAGRGVGPESVVGVVMERGVDLVVALLAVAKAGAAYLPVDPDYPAERIAFVLSDAGVPLVVSQSAVAGVVPAEVPVLVVDEPSTVRNLAEAAEVRPSTAVAPGNTAYVIYTSGSTGRPKGVMVPHGALVNHLFGVGQRVEPGAEDRLLAVTTVSFDIAALELFLPLVRGASVVVAARAVVRDPAALAELAVSSGATVLQAVPSLWRALLDVGDWPAGVRALVGGEALPQELAQRFVELGITAVNLYGPTEATVWATSAEVTGGTVVVGRPFANTRAYVLDQSLRPAPVGVAGELYLAGAQLARGYAGRPGLTAERFVASPFTAGQRMYRTGDLARWNARGELECLGRVDDQVKVRGFRIELGEVEAVLERQEGVARAVAAVRRDMSGDALLAAYLVPQTGPAELDVVEVRAQLGRELPGYMVPSAFVVLEELPLTANGKVDRKALPAPDLAPGSGRGPATVREEILCAAFAQVLGLDRVGVDDDFFALGGHSLLAVRLISLVQAQGVSVSVRALFDSPTPAGLARSGGVRQVEVPENLIPAGATAITPEMLTLADLTAEEIDRVVATVEGGAANIADIYPLAPIQDGLLYHHLLADGGDDVYVQPNVLEFGSRELLDRFAEALQQVLDRHDILRTGIVWDGLREPVQVVWRKAVLPVHEVPLDPRGGDPVAELTEAVGRVMDLSRAPLVELHTAAGPDGRRLGLVRVHHMVQDHTALSVLLDEIHAFLTGRADELPEPLPFRDFVAQVRGGIPRAEHERFFAELLGDVTEPTAPYGLTDVRGVGAEAERASQALAPELEARLRSVSRRLGASVATLMHVAWARVIGAVSGRDDVVFGTVLFGRMNAGAGAERVPGPFINTLPVRVRTDELGVLDAVSAMRGQLAQLLEHENAPLTVAQQASGLTGGAPLFTSFLNYRHAADQWDDQAAATQQPAESETGGIRTLLSRDATNYPLAVNVDDNGRAIRTAVDAVAPVDPMAVVALVGRAVEGLVSALEVALEGGPEVALGAVEVLDADERRRVLVEWNDTAVGVEGGTLPGLFEAQVALTPDAVAVVFEGVEVSYAELDARANRLARLLVGRGVTVGSVVGVCLERGVELVVALLAVVKAGAAYLPLDPEYPAERVAVVLEDAAPAAVVTARAFAEVIPAVVPVVVVVDGSAVVEELAGLEGGALGVVGPLDAAYVIFTSGSTGRPKGVVVAHEGIVNRLGWMQSRYQIGVGDRVVQKTPFGFDVSVWEFFWPLLEGACLVVARAGGHRDPEYLASLIVDQGVTTAHFVPSMLEAFLSEPSAARCVSLRRVVCSGEALPLHTQQRFFEVFGGVELHNLYGPTEASVDVTAWQCERGQSTGVVPIGAPVANTRVYVLDAGLNPVPVGAAGELYLAGVQLARGYAGRAALTGERFVANPFEPGARMYRTGDIARWTADGQLEYLGRADEQVKIRGLRIEPGEVQSVIAGHPLVAQAAVIAREDTPGELRLVAYVVPDADTTAELPESLLEFTARQLPDYMVPSAVVVLDELPLSVNGKLDRKALPAPAYTTGTGRAPANEREEILCAAFAQVLGLESVGVDDNFFDLGGHSLLAVRLTSQIRAVLGVEVPLKALVEAPTVAGLAQQLGHEKSARPALRPMRSQEEF